One region of Triticum aestivum cultivar Chinese Spring chromosome 6B, IWGSC CS RefSeq v2.1, whole genome shotgun sequence genomic DNA includes:
- the LOC123137824 gene encoding protein NRT1/ PTR FAMILY 7.2: protein MSANEGDLTMRVIAMGGDAAAERRAAEEKLCEYTLDGSVDIKGRPAVKGKSGGWLAGGLILVNQGLATMAFFGVNVNLVLFLTRVVQQSNGDAANNVSKWTGTVYMFSLIGAFLSDSYWGRYKTCAIFQAMFVLGLGLLSLSSRLYLIRPVGCGTEHTPCASHSGTEMGIFYIALYMIAFGNGGYQPNIATFGADQFDEEDPAEAHSKVSFFSYFYLALNLGSLFSNTFLSYLQDHGKWVLGFWASTGAAATALLLFLSGTPQYRHAQPCGNPMANICQVASAACRNWKSGGVSPDVEILYEGDEKTDAGSRKLLHTKGFRFLDRAALTTEDTNSKLATCSKTRDQWKLCTVTQVEQVKSILRILPIWVCTILYSVVFTQMASLFVVQGAAMRRATPLGGFSIPASSMSAFDILTVATTIFLYRRAICPFLARFTGRSTGPTELQRMGLGLVLGAMAMATAGTVEHFRKASATTANSSELHILWQVPQYALIGVSEVMMYVGQLEFFNGEMPDGFKSFGSALCMMSMSLGNYFSDIIVSAVTKATAVDGRPGWIPADLNEGHLNKFYFLLAILSVADFAVYLVFAGRYRKSCKVDGRSDDEEEGSVDDEEACHA, encoded by the exons ATG TCTGCGAACGAGGGAGACCTGACGATGAGGGTGATCGCCATGGGCGGCGATGCCGCCGCGGAGAGGAGGGCTGCCGAGGAGAAGCTCTGCGAGTACACCCTCGACGGCTCCGTGGACATCAAGGGGCGGCCGGCGGTGAAGGGCAAGTCCGGAGGATGGCTCGCCGGAGGCCTTATTCTCG TGAACCAGGGCCTGGCGACGATGGCCTTCTTCGGCGTGAACGTGAACCTGGTGCTGTTCCTGACGAGGGTGGTGCAGCAGAGCAACGGCGACGCGGCCAACAACGTGAGCAAGTGGACGGGCACCGTCTACATGTTCTCCCTCATCGGCGCCTTCCTCAGCGACTCCTACTGGGGCCGCTACAAGACCTGCGCCATCTTCCAGGCCATGTTCGTCCTC GGGCTCGGGCTGCTGTCGCTCTCCTCGCGGCTATACCTCATCAGGCCGGTCGGGTGCGGCACGGAGCACACGCCCTGCGCCTCGCACTCCGGCACGGAGATGGGGATCTTCTACATCGCGCTCTACATGATCGCCTTCGGCAACGGCGGCTACCAGCCCAACATCGCCACCTTTGGGGCCGACCAGTTCGACGAGGAGGACCCCGCCGAGGCGCACTCCAAGGTCTCCTTCTTCAGCTACTTCTACCTGGCGCTCAACCTCGGCTCGCTCTTCTCCAACACCTTCCTCAGCTACCTCCAGGACCATGGCAAATGGGTTCTCGGGTTTTGGGcctccaccggcgccgccgccaccgccttgcTGCTCTTCCTCAGCGGGACGCCCCAGTACCGCCACGCGCAGCCCTGCGGCAACCCCATGGCCAACATCTGCCAGGTGGCCTCCGCCGCCTGCAGGAACTGGAAGTCTGGCGGCGTGTCGCCCGACGTGGAGATCCTGTACGAGGGCGACGAGAAGACGGACGCCGGTTCAAGGAAGCTTCTGCACACTAAAGGCTTCAGGTTCTTGGACCGCGCGGCACTCACCACCGAAGACACCAACTCCAAGCTCGCCACCTGCAGCAAAACGCGCGACCAGTGGAAGCTGTGCACGGTGACGCAGGTGGAACAAGTGAAGAGCATCCTCCGGATCCTCCCTATCTGGGTCTGCACCATCCTCTACTCCGTCGTCTTCACCCAGATGGCGTCGCTCTTCGTCGTGCAGGGGGCCGCGATGCGCCGGGCCACACCTTTGGGCGGCTTCTCGATCCCGGCCTCCAGCATGTCGGCCTTCGACATCCTCACCGTGGCCACCACCATCTTCCTGTACCGGcgggccatctgcccattcctggCACGGTTCACCGGCCGCTCGACCGGACCCACCGAGCTGCAGAGGATGGGCCTTGGCCTGGTCCTCGGCGCAATGGCCATGGCCACCGCCGGCACGGTCGAGCACTTCAGGAAGGCCAGCGCGACCACCGCCAACAGCAGCGAGCTGCACATCCTGTGGCAGGTGCCGCAGTACGCGCTGATCGGCGTGTCGGAGGTGATGATGTACGTGGGCCAGCTCGAGTTCTTCAACGGCGAGATGCCCGACGGGTTCAAGAGCTTCGGCAGCGCGCTGTGCATGATGTCCATGTCCCTCGGCAACTACTTCAGCGACATCATCGTGAGCGCGGTGACCAAGGCCACCGCCGTGGACGGGCGGCCGGGCTGGATACCGGCGGACCTGAACGAGGGCCACCTCAACAAGTTCTACTTCCTGCTCGCCATACTCTCTGTCGCCGACTTCGCGGTGTACCTCGTCTTCGCCGGCCGCTACAGGAAGAGCTGCAAGGTGGACGGGCggagcgacgacgaggaggaaggaAGCGTGGACGACGAGGAGGCATGCCACGCGTGA